Part of the Pseudomonas abietaniphila genome is shown below.
CGCGCCGCCCTGATGGGACTGTCGCCTTGGCGTAAAGGGCCATTCGATGTATTTGGCGTGCACGTCGACACCGAATGGCGGTCGGACTGGAAATGGTCGCGTGTTTCACCGCACCTGGATCTGGTGGGCAAACGCGTCCTGGATGTGGGTTGCGGCAACGGTTATTACCAATGGCGCATGCTTGGCGCCGGCGCTGACAGCGTGATTGGCGTCGACCCGAACTGGCTGTTCTTCTGCCAGTTCCAGGCCATGCAACGCTACTTGCCGGATTTGCCGGCGTGGCACCTGCCGTTCACGCTGGAAGACCTGCCCGCGCGGCTCGAAGGGTTTGACACGGTGTTTTCCATGGGTGTGCTGTACCACCGCAAGTCACCCATCGATCACTTGCTGGCGCTGAAGGATTGCCTGGTCAAAGGCGGCGAACTGGTGCTGGAAACCATGGTGGTCGAAGGCGACGTGCATCAAGTGCTGGTGCCGGAAGACCGCTATTCGCAGATGCGCAACGTATGGTTCCTGCCGTCCGTGCCTGCGCTGGAACTGTGGCTGCGCCGTGCCGGTTTCGTGGATGTGCGCTGCGTGGACGTGAGCACCACCACGGTCGAGGAACAACGCGGCACCGAGTGGATGCGTTACCAGTCGCTGAGCGACTTCCTCGATCCGAACGACCACAGCAAAACGGTGGAAGGCCTCCCAGCGCCGCGTCGTGCGGTGATTGTTGGGCGTAAGGCCTGAAGCTGCAGATGATCGTTCCCACGCTCCGCGTGGGCATGCGGCTCAGGACGCTCTGCGTCCCCCCGGCGTGACGCGGAGCGCGGGAACGAACACTAATCGCGAATAAATTCGCTCCCACAGGTTTAACTTGGTGCGGCCGTCAGATCACGCCTTCGCAGCAGCTGCCAGAATCAGCGCCTTCATCTCCGACACTGCCGACTTGAAGCCCACGAACAGCGCGTGCGCCACCAGCGCGTGGCCGATGTTCAGTTCGTTAATGCCCTTTATCGCCGCGACCCCCTCGACGTTGTGGTAATGCAGACCGTGGCCTGCATTGACGATCAACCCCTGCGCCAGACCGAACGCGACACCGTCGGCCACTCGCTTCAGCTCTTCGGCGACGTCGGTCGGTGTTTCGGCATCGGCGTAACGGCCGGTGTGCAATTCAATGGCAGGAGCCCCGACGCG
Proteins encoded:
- the cmoB gene encoding tRNA 5-methoxyuridine(34)/uridine 5-oxyacetic acid(34) synthase CmoB, coding for MIDLAPLVRRLAGTPLYAWAQGLQAQLDAKMEKGHGDLERWQGALNALPALLPSRVELKDDFILDADCDDATREQTRAALMGLSPWRKGPFDVFGVHVDTEWRSDWKWSRVSPHLDLVGKRVLDVGCGNGYYQWRMLGAGADSVIGVDPNWLFFCQFQAMQRYLPDLPAWHLPFTLEDLPARLEGFDTVFSMGVLYHRKSPIDHLLALKDCLVKGGELVLETMVVEGDVHQVLVPEDRYSQMRNVWFLPSVPALELWLRRAGFVDVRCVDVSTTTVEEQRGTEWMRYQSLSDFLDPNDHSKTVEGLPAPRRAVIVGRKA